One part of the Phycisphaeraceae bacterium genome encodes these proteins:
- a CDS encoding RNA methyltransferase, whose amino-acid sequence MLIEITDTADPRLADFARGTDVLLKNGRGAHGLYIAESALVLERAMRAGHRVRAVLTLRDTVDDAAALVGPEVAVFTGSMELLAKLTGYELHRGLIASMERPALPNPADLLAAARRVVILENVVDPTNVGAIFRSVAAIGADAVLVTPGSSDPFYRRAIRVSMGTVLQVPWTRVGEWPATRRLLTTSGFHVAALTPATDAVSLRDFAANAPERVALVVGTEGDGLTPDALAAADTIVRIPMRHGIDSLNVAAAAAVAMWALS is encoded by the coding sequence ATGCTGATCGAGATTACTGACACTGCCGACCCGCGGCTCGCCGACTTCGCCCGAGGCACGGATGTGCTGCTCAAGAACGGTCGCGGCGCGCACGGCCTCTACATTGCCGAGTCTGCCCTCGTGCTGGAACGGGCAATGCGGGCTGGACACCGTGTGCGGGCGGTGCTCACCCTCAGGGACACCGTCGATGACGCTGCCGCTCTCGTCGGCCCCGAGGTGGCGGTGTTCACCGGATCGATGGAACTGTTGGCGAAACTCACCGGCTATGAGCTTCATCGCGGGCTCATCGCGTCGATGGAACGCCCTGCGCTCCCGAACCCGGCCGACCTGCTTGCCGCGGCGCGCCGCGTGGTCATCCTCGAGAACGTCGTCGACCCGACGAACGTCGGCGCGATCTTCCGCTCGGTCGCGGCAATCGGCGCGGATGCGGTGCTCGTCACGCCGGGCAGCTCGGATCCGTTCTACCGGCGGGCGATTCGCGTCTCGATGGGCACCGTGCTGCAAGTGCCGTGGACGCGCGTGGGGGAGTGGCCGGCGACCCGGAGGTTGCTCACAACGTCCGGATTTCACGTGGCGGCGCTGACTCCAGCGACGGATGCCGTGAGCCTTCGCGACTTTGCCGCCAACGCGCCGGAGCGGGTCGCGCTCGTCGTCGGCACCGAGGGTGATGGTCTGACGCCGGATGCCCTGGCCGCGGCCGACACGATCGTTCGGATCCCCATGCGCCACGGCATCGACTCGCTGAATGTTGCCGCGGCAGCCGCGGTGGCGATGTGGGCACTGTCCTGA
- a CDS encoding 3-hydroxyacyl-CoA dehydrogenase, producing MQISGCSALVTGGASGLGLATATMLAEAGADVVIIDLPSSGGADVPGVTFVPADVTNEDQVRAAIAMATKPLRIVVNCAGIATAERALGKEGPQPLDHFERVIRVNLIGTFNVIRLASEAMAATEPVGGEGQGESERGVIVNTASVAAFDGQIGQAAYSASKGGVAAMTLPLARELAARFIRVMTIAPGTFDTPMLAALPQAARDSLGMQVPHPSRLGRPEEYAALVRHIVENSMLNGEVIRLDGAIRMQPK from the coding sequence ATGCAGATTTCAGGATGCTCGGCGCTCGTCACGGGCGGTGCTTCAGGGCTCGGGCTGGCCACGGCGACGATGCTGGCCGAGGCGGGTGCGGACGTGGTCATCATCGATCTGCCGTCGTCGGGCGGCGCGGATGTTCCCGGTGTGACGTTCGTTCCCGCGGATGTCACCAATGAGGATCAGGTGCGCGCGGCGATCGCAATGGCCACGAAGCCGCTGCGGATCGTCGTGAACTGCGCGGGAATCGCGACGGCGGAGCGCGCGCTCGGCAAGGAAGGGCCGCAACCGCTTGATCACTTCGAGCGCGTCATCAGGGTGAACCTCATCGGCACGTTCAATGTGATCCGGCTCGCCTCCGAGGCGATGGCGGCAACCGAACCGGTTGGCGGTGAAGGTCAGGGCGAGTCCGAACGGGGCGTGATCGTGAACACCGCATCCGTGGCCGCGTTCGACGGCCAAATCGGCCAGGCCGCGTACTCGGCATCCAAGGGCGGGGTTGCCGCGATGACGCTGCCGCTCGCCCGCGAACTCGCCGCGCGCTTCATCCGCGTCATGACCATTGCGCCGGGAACGTTCGACACCCCGATGCTCGCGGCGCTGCCCCAGGCCGCGCGCGACTCGCTCGGCATGCAGGTACCGCATCCGTCGCGGCTCGGACGCCCGGAGGAGTACGCGGCGCTCGTCAGGCACATCGTGGAGAATTCGATGCTGAACGGCGAGGTCATCCGCCTCGACGGTGCCATCCGCATGCAGCCCAAATAG